The proteins below are encoded in one region of Prevotella melaninogenica ATCC 25845:
- a CDS encoding GxxExxY protein, whose translation MKEPDIITADQLITEIIECAKRIRRQLGPGFLEKVYKNAMVVELRKLKLNFETEKLIQVLYDGIVVGEYRTDIIVEGKLILELKATQDLSIANEVQLVNYLTSTQIDDGLLINFGADKLQFKRKYRIYRKL comes from the coding sequence ATGAAGGAACCTGATATTATAACAGCCGATCAGCTAATAACTGAGATTATAGAATGTGCTAAACGCATACGTCGACAACTTGGACCAGGATTCTTAGAAAAGGTCTATAAAAATGCAATGGTTGTTGAACTGCGAAAACTAAAGCTCAACTTTGAAACAGAGAAACTCATCCAAGTACTCTATGATGGGATTGTTGTCGGTGAATATCGTACTGACATCATTGTTGAGGGAAAGCTCATTTTAGAACTCAAAGCTACGCAGGACCTATCAATAGCCAATGAAGTTCAACTGGTAAACTATCTGACATCAACACAAATAGATGATGGGTTACTTATAAACTTCGGGGCTGATAAGCTTCAATTTAAGCGAAAGTATCGTATATATCGTAAACTATAA
- the menC gene encoding o-succinylbenzoate synthase produces MYKINISSRTLHFLRPASTSRGVYTTRKSYYVTLSDTNQPDVVGIGECATLPDLSCDTMTDEEYEQKLRSFCDDFCRTGIIDIDAMRPFPSMLFGLETAKAQLDAKGSINFFNTAFGRGEEGITINGLVWMGTFDEMYQRLETKLKAGFRCVKLKIGAIDFEKELDLIRHIRQTFTREQVELRVDANGAFAPEDAMQRLEALAQYDIHSIEQPIRQHQWQEMARLCADSPLPIALDEELIGVNDPAEKVLLLDTIRPQYIILKPSLHGGMTGTREWITIARERNIDSWITSALESNIGLNAIAQLTADIYGPNITTPQGLGTGQLFTDNIPMPLEIRGDQLWISD; encoded by the coding sequence ATGTACAAGATAAACATCTCCTCCCGCACCCTCCACTTCCTCCGCCCTGCAAGTACTTCACGCGGTGTCTACACAACAAGGAAGAGCTATTATGTCACACTGTCTGACACGAATCAGCCTGACGTAGTGGGTATTGGGGAATGCGCAACACTCCCCGACCTGTCTTGCGATACCATGACTGACGAGGAATATGAGCAGAAGCTCCGCAGTTTCTGTGATGACTTCTGCCGCACAGGGATTATTGACATTGATGCTATGCGCCCTTTCCCTTCAATGCTCTTTGGGTTAGAAACAGCTAAGGCACAGTTGGATGCCAAGGGAAGCATCAACTTCTTCAACACGGCTTTTGGACGAGGAGAGGAAGGAATCACCATCAACGGACTCGTATGGATGGGAACTTTCGATGAGATGTATCAGCGATTGGAAACGAAACTCAAGGCTGGCTTCCGTTGTGTAAAGTTGAAGATTGGTGCAATTGACTTTGAGAAAGAACTCGACCTTATACGCCATATCCGTCAAACTTTCACACGTGAACAGGTGGAACTACGCGTTGATGCGAATGGTGCCTTTGCTCCAGAAGATGCCATGCAACGATTAGAAGCTTTGGCACAATACGATATCCACTCCATTGAACAACCTATCCGACAGCATCAATGGCAGGAGATGGCACGCTTGTGTGCTGACTCTCCCCTACCGATAGCCCTTGATGAGGAACTTATCGGTGTCAATGACCCCGCAGAAAAAGTGCTTTTACTCGATACGATTCGCCCACAATATATCATCCTAAAGCCAAGTCTACATGGCGGTATGACTGGAACAAGAGAATGGATTACAATAGCAAGAGAACGTAATATTGATTCATGGATAACCTCAGCACTTGAGAGTAACATCGGACTGAATGCTATCGCCCAGCTAACAGCTGACATCTACGGTCCAAACATCACCACTCCACAAGGCTTAGGTACGGGACAACTCTTCACTGACAATATCCCAATGCCATTAGAAATCAGGGGCGATCAGCTTTGGATAAGCGATTGA
- a CDS encoding AMP-binding protein: MTLQDFLSEWHNDNPQLLVHTSGSTGKPKPLWVEKQRMLNSAHITCDFLGLKAGDTALLCMPLDYIAGKMVVVRSIERNLRLLSVTPSGHPLSDHSLSEAGISNEEITFAAMVPLQVYNSLQVPKERERLRRIHHLIIGGGAVDDKLSAALQDFPNAVWSTYGMTETLSHIALRRLNGPDASEWYKPFDGVKVWLNEEGCLVIDAPTICSHPLVTNDRAKILPTNTKEGLNTPCFRILGRKDNVIDSGGIKIQIEEVEHLLKSSLTADFAITSCPDERFGEAVVLLTTQGNTNAVRTLCQQRLPKFWQPRFIFHVPTLPQTGNGKPARAEIKALARQLCDSKA; encoded by the coding sequence ATGACACTACAAGACTTCCTCTCAGAATGGCATAATGATAATCCACAACTCCTTGTGCATACCAGTGGTTCAACTGGAAAGCCTAAACCGCTGTGGGTAGAGAAGCAACGTATGCTCAATTCAGCCCACATCACTTGTGATTTCTTGGGCTTAAAGGCTGGCGATACCGCCCTACTCTGTATGCCACTCGACTACATTGCAGGAAAGATGGTAGTGGTAAGAAGTATTGAGCGTAACCTGCGCCTGCTGAGCGTAACACCGTCTGGACACCCTCTCTCTGACCATTCTTTGTCTGAAGCAGGTATCTCGAACGAGGAGATAACCTTTGCTGCAATGGTACCACTGCAGGTCTATAACTCTCTACAAGTACCTAAAGAGCGTGAGCGTTTGCGCCGTATCCACCATCTTATTATAGGCGGTGGTGCTGTTGATGATAAACTATCAGCTGCTTTACAGGATTTCCCTAACGCCGTTTGGAGTACCTACGGGATGACGGAAACGCTCTCACATATTGCGCTCCGACGTCTGAATGGACCTGACGCCAGTGAGTGGTACAAACCCTTTGACGGTGTGAAAGTATGGCTCAATGAAGAAGGTTGCCTTGTTATTGATGCCCCTACTATTTGCTCTCACCCGTTAGTAACCAACGACAGAGCTAAAATTCTCCCTACGAACACAAAGGAAGGACTTAATACTCCTTGCTTCCGTATCCTTGGACGAAAAGATAATGTGATTGATTCTGGCGGTATTAAGATTCAGATTGAGGAAGTAGAACACCTACTGAAATCCTCTCTTACAGCCGATTTTGCAATAACAAGCTGCCCTGACGAGCGTTTTGGAGAAGCTGTGGTCTTACTCACTACACAAGGCAACACCAATGCAGTCAGAACACTCTGCCAACAACGTCTTCCAAAGTTCTGGCAACCTCGTTTCATCTTCCACGTTCCTACCCTTCCCCAAACAGGTAATGGAAAACCAGCAAGAGCAGAGATTAAGGCTTTGGCACGCCAGTTATGTGATTCAAAAGCATAA
- a CDS encoding magnesium transporter CorA family protein, with translation MKTYWNINGTLNTIKEWQPNCWIQVTCPTEQDQQELENTFHIPDYFLSDISDTDERARYEYDDGWMLIILRIPYVKEIRSRTPYTTVPLGIIHKKDVTITVCNFETNMMLDFVSYQQKRNEGFTDYVDLIFRLFLSSAVWYLKRLKQISTLIEKAKRNLDKGVDNESLIGLSRLQDSLTYFITSIRGNENLLAKLKFKLQIDELDADLIEDVNIEMSQARETTSIYSDILESTMDTYSSIINNNMNTVMRTLTSVSIVMMLPTLISSLFGMNLVNGMETNPWGFPVAMFLSVVVSAASWWLLRRKRLL, from the coding sequence ATGAAGACATATTGGAACATTAACGGAACCCTGAATACCATTAAGGAATGGCAGCCTAACTGCTGGATTCAGGTTACTTGCCCAACAGAGCAGGATCAGCAAGAACTCGAAAACACTTTTCATATTCCAGACTACTTCTTATCGGATATCAGCGATACCGATGAGCGAGCACGCTATGAATATGATGATGGTTGGATGCTGATAATCCTCCGTATCCCTTACGTGAAGGAAATTCGCTCACGAACCCCATATACAACAGTACCATTAGGTATCATTCACAAGAAAGATGTAACCATCACGGTTTGCAATTTCGAGACAAATATGATGCTCGACTTCGTCAGCTATCAGCAAAAGAGAAATGAGGGCTTTACTGACTATGTAGACCTTATCTTCCGTCTCTTCCTTTCTTCTGCTGTGTGGTATCTAAAACGACTGAAGCAAATCAGTACTTTGATTGAAAAGGCTAAGCGTAACTTGGACAAAGGTGTAGACAACGAAAGTTTGATTGGACTGAGTCGTCTGCAGGATTCGCTTACCTACTTCATCACATCCATTCGTGGCAACGAGAACCTTTTGGCTAAGTTGAAGTTTAAGTTGCAGATTGATGAGTTGGATGCCGACCTGATTGAAGACGTAAATATTGAGATGTCACAGGCACGAGAAACAACGAGTATCTACTCTGACATTCTTGAATCCACCATGGACACCTACTCAAGCATTATCAACAACAACATGAACACCGTGATGCGTACACTCACCTCGGTGTCAATTGTTATGATGTTGCCAACGCTTATATCCTCCCTCTTCGGTATGAACCTTGTCAATGGAATGGAAACGAATCCATGGGGATTCCCTGTTGCAATGTTCTTATCAGTCGTCGTTTCTGCTGCATCATGGTGGTTGCTACGCCGTAAACGCCTGCTTTAG
- a CDS encoding DUF349 domain-containing protein yields the protein MMDSQEKALNQGTEEVKLSEEVAANATTENSEVQNVNTDAVEENLNQPVETKSESEKENLATKTYSSKKEIIERLKAIVDSNETPEKAEVEHLKTVFYKLHFVEREAQQKAYLENGGDPEKYQVLPDEDEEIFKAEMTIIKEKRQKAFLALEEEKQQNLKKKEAIIEQIKAMATTPEEANKNFDQFKKLQHEWKEIKMVPAEKANELWRNYQLYVEQFYDLLNLNREAREYDFKKNLEKKTKLCEAAEKLAEETDVISAFHQLQELHQEYRETGPVAKELREQIWARFKAASTVINKRHQQHFETLRTREEENLTKKTALCEKAEELAKQENKSSADWEKRTKEIIAIQQEWKTIGFAPQKMNVKIFERFRAACDDFFGRKGEFFKQLKEQFAENTEKKKALVEKAQALSESTDWKATSDKLIALQKEWKTIGMVPKKIGDQLWNDFLAACNRFFEARNAVHADSRNEEHENLDKKRDIISQLKELVEQTGENLQEKVQKLTEQYNKVGHVPYKEKDKLYKEYHEVLDKIYKDLHISAARKRVDNFRNNLKKVADRGIDALDNERGRLLRRFEQLKQEVNTYENNLGFLNISSKKGNSLIDEMNRRIQKLKDDMDEVKQKIKAIDAENK from the coding sequence ATGATGGACTCTCAAGAAAAAGCCCTGAATCAGGGTACAGAAGAAGTTAAGCTGTCTGAAGAAGTTGCAGCCAATGCTACAACGGAGAATTCCGAAGTGCAGAATGTTAATACTGATGCTGTAGAAGAAAACCTCAATCAACCAGTTGAAACGAAGTCAGAGAGCGAGAAGGAGAATCTCGCTACTAAGACTTATAGTTCAAAAAAGGAGATTATTGAGCGCCTGAAAGCTATCGTTGACAGTAATGAAACACCAGAGAAAGCTGAAGTAGAGCACCTGAAAACGGTATTCTACAAGCTGCATTTTGTTGAACGCGAAGCACAGCAGAAGGCTTATCTCGAGAATGGCGGTGACCCAGAGAAATACCAGGTATTGCCTGATGAGGATGAAGAAATCTTCAAGGCAGAGATGACCATCATTAAGGAAAAACGCCAAAAGGCTTTCCTCGCACTTGAAGAGGAGAAGCAGCAGAACCTCAAGAAGAAAGAAGCTATCATCGAACAGATTAAGGCGATGGCTACTACTCCTGAAGAGGCTAACAAGAACTTTGACCAGTTCAAGAAGCTTCAGCACGAGTGGAAAGAAATCAAGATGGTTCCTGCTGAAAAAGCTAACGAACTTTGGCGCAACTATCAACTCTATGTTGAGCAATTCTATGACTTGTTAAACCTCAATCGTGAGGCACGCGAATACGACTTCAAGAAGAATCTTGAGAAGAAGACTAAACTCTGTGAAGCAGCTGAGAAGTTGGCGGAAGAAACAGATGTTATCAGTGCATTCCACCAGTTACAGGAACTTCATCAAGAATATCGTGAGACAGGTCCTGTTGCTAAGGAACTTCGCGAGCAGATTTGGGCACGCTTCAAAGCCGCCAGCACTGTTATCAACAAGCGTCACCAACAGCACTTCGAAACACTCCGAACACGCGAAGAAGAGAATCTAACAAAGAAGACTGCACTCTGCGAAAAGGCTGAAGAACTTGCAAAACAAGAGAATAAGTCTTCTGCTGATTGGGAGAAACGCACTAAGGAAATCATTGCTATCCAGCAGGAGTGGAAGACCATTGGTTTCGCTCCACAGAAGATGAACGTGAAGATTTTTGAACGTTTCCGTGCAGCATGTGACGACTTCTTTGGTCGTAAAGGCGAATTCTTCAAGCAGTTGAAAGAGCAGTTTGCTGAGAATACAGAAAAGAAAAAGGCACTTGTTGAAAAGGCTCAAGCATTGAGTGAGTCTACCGATTGGAAGGCAACATCTGATAAGCTCATCGCTTTACAGAAAGAGTGGAAGACCATCGGAATGGTTCCTAAGAAGATTGGCGACCAGTTGTGGAATGATTTCCTTGCTGCTTGCAACCGTTTCTTCGAGGCCCGCAACGCCGTTCACGCTGATTCTCGCAATGAGGAACATGAGAACTTAGACAAGAAACGTGATATCATCAGCCAGCTGAAAGAACTTGTTGAACAAACAGGTGAGAACTTACAAGAGAAGGTACAGAAACTGACTGAGCAATATAATAAGGTGGGTCACGTTCCTTATAAAGAGAAAGATAAACTCTACAAGGAATACCACGAGGTATTGGATAAGATTTATAAAGACCTCCATATCTCTGCAGCACGTAAACGAGTTGACAACTTCCGCAATAACCTCAAGAAGGTTGCTGACCGCGGCATTGATGCACTCGACAACGAGCGTGGTCGTCTGCTCCGTCGCTTTGAACAGTTAAAGCAGGAGGTAAACACTTACGAGAACAATCTCGGTTTCCTCAACATCAGTTCAAAGAAGGGCAACAGCCTTATTGACGAAATGAATCGTCGCATCCAGAAACTCAAAGATGATATGGATGAAGTGAAGCAGAAGATTAAGGCTATCGATGCTGAAAACAAATAA
- a CDS encoding rhodanese-like domain-containing protein: MKKLFTAILAALGIGMGACAQNPYTDVDVNRFEQIIKSDSVQLVDVRKLDEFTEGHIPGATHIDVLTPSFLSNALAKLDKKRPCAVYCRSGKRSAMAATLLAKEGYTVTNLLGGIIAWTEAKKKTVKE, encoded by the coding sequence ATGAAGAAGTTATTTACAGCCATTTTGGCAGCATTGGGAATAGGTATGGGTGCATGTGCGCAGAATCCTTATACGGATGTAGATGTTAATCGTTTTGAGCAGATTATTAAGTCTGACTCTGTTCAGTTGGTGGATGTTCGTAAACTTGATGAGTTTACAGAAGGGCATATTCCAGGTGCAACACATATTGATGTGTTGACGCCTTCTTTCCTTTCTAATGCTCTTGCCAAGCTTGATAAGAAACGTCCTTGTGCCGTTTATTGTCGTTCTGGTAAGCGTTCTGCTATGGCAGCGACTCTTCTTGCCAAAGAAGGATACACCGTTACCAACCTTTTAGGTGGTATCATTGCATGGACTGAGGCAAAGAAGAAGACAGTAAAGGAATAA
- the rsfS gene encoding ribosome silencing factor has protein sequence MDKTKNLVELITKGIQDKKGHGIVIADLSEIDGTICRYFVICQGNSTQQVEAIAGSVSDYVRETIGEKPINCVGLGNAQWVAIDYADVIVHIFTPETREFYDIEHLWEDAKLTTLPDLD, from the coding sequence ATGGATAAGACAAAGAATTTAGTAGAATTAATTACGAAGGGAATTCAAGATAAAAAGGGACATGGCATAGTTATTGCAGACCTATCAGAGATCGATGGTACTATCTGCCGCTATTTCGTTATATGCCAGGGTAACTCCACACAACAGGTAGAAGCTATTGCCGGATCAGTGAGCGATTATGTTCGTGAAACGATTGGTGAGAAGCCTATCAACTGCGTAGGACTTGGTAATGCACAGTGGGTGGCGATTGATTATGCGGACGTTATCGTCCACATCTTCACCCCAGAGACACGTGAATTCTATGACATAGAACACCTTTGGGAGGACGCCAAGTTGACCACTCTGCCAGATTTAGACTGA
- the ftsH gene encoding ATP-dependent zinc metalloprotease FtsH — MDNSNPKNKPNMPKFNMNWLYIFVIIALGVVFFAGGNGLFPSSAGIDKDYTTFKQYVAKGYATKVIVNRNDNTLRMYVSPNHIRDIFKKGTQEVGTAPYVTVEIGSVDKVETFLDQAVAQKKIVSYSYENKTSNTILDILGSIAPWIFFFGIWYFLMRRMGGGASGGGGVFSVGKSKAKLYEKANEMGITFKDVAGQTGAKQEVQEIVEFLKNPKKYTDLGGKIPKGALLVGPPGTGKTLLAKAVAGEAGVPFFSMSGSDFVEMFVGVGASRVRDVFHQAKEKSPCIIFIDEIDAVGRARSKNPAMGGNDERENTLNALLTEMDGFGTNSGVIVLAATNRVDMLDKALLRAGRFDRQIHVDLPDLPERKEIFLVHMRNLKLEKNLDIDLLARQTPGFSGADIANVCNEAALIAARHDSTEVTKQDFLDAVDRIIGGLEKKTKIMTADEKRTIALHEAGHATISWFCEHANPLVKVSIVPRGQALGAAWYLPEERPITTKEQMLDEMCSLLGGRAAEELFTGHISTGAMNDLERATKSAYGMIAYAGMSDKLPNICYYNNDEYNFQKPYSDTTAKTIDEEVLKMINGQYERAKQILTEHKEGHNRLAQILIEREVIMAEDVEEIFGKRPWVSRTQELLEQEEKSQPKLEDMPEEVKQAQAEHEARIAKEGNDNASDL, encoded by the coding sequence ATGGACAATTCAAATCCAAAGAACAAGCCGAATATGCCAAAATTCAATATGAATTGGCTCTACATATTCGTTATTATTGCCCTCGGAGTAGTATTCTTTGCTGGGGGGAATGGGCTTTTTCCGTCAAGTGCAGGTATAGACAAGGACTATACCACGTTCAAACAATACGTTGCTAAAGGCTATGCAACAAAGGTAATTGTCAATCGGAATGACAATACCCTACGCATGTATGTAAGCCCAAACCATATCCGTGACATCTTTAAGAAGGGTACACAAGAAGTGGGTACAGCCCCTTATGTTACCGTGGAGATTGGTTCGGTTGATAAGGTAGAAACCTTCCTCGATCAAGCTGTAGCTCAAAAGAAAATCGTAAGCTATAGTTATGAGAACAAAACAAGCAACACGATTCTCGATATTCTTGGCTCTATTGCACCATGGATATTCTTCTTTGGCATCTGGTACTTCCTCATGCGCCGTATGGGTGGAGGTGCCAGCGGAGGTGGTGGAGTATTCAGCGTTGGAAAATCTAAGGCAAAACTCTATGAGAAAGCCAACGAAATGGGTATCACCTTCAAGGATGTTGCTGGTCAGACAGGTGCTAAACAGGAGGTACAAGAGATTGTTGAGTTCTTGAAGAATCCTAAGAAATATACCGATTTAGGTGGTAAAATCCCTAAGGGTGCACTGCTTGTTGGTCCTCCGGGAACAGGTAAGACCCTCTTAGCTAAGGCTGTTGCAGGTGAGGCTGGTGTACCATTCTTCTCTATGAGTGGCTCTGACTTCGTTGAAATGTTCGTCGGAGTTGGTGCGAGCCGAGTACGTGATGTATTCCATCAGGCTAAAGAGAAGTCGCCTTGTATCATCTTTATTGACGAGATTGATGCCGTTGGACGTGCTCGCTCAAAGAACCCAGCTATGGGCGGAAACGATGAACGTGAGAATACGCTCAACGCCCTTCTGACCGAGATGGACGGCTTTGGAACGAACTCTGGCGTTATCGTTCTTGCTGCAACTAACCGTGTTGACATGCTCGATAAGGCACTCCTTCGTGCCGGACGATTCGACCGTCAGATCCACGTTGACCTACCAGACTTGCCAGAACGTAAGGAGATCTTCCTCGTTCATATGCGCAATTTGAAGTTAGAGAAGAATCTTGATATCGACCTCCTTGCACGTCAGACGCCAGGTTTCTCAGGTGCTGATATTGCCAATGTATGTAACGAAGCTGCCCTAATTGCAGCCCGTCACGACAGCACAGAGGTAACAAAGCAAGACTTCTTAGACGCTGTAGACCGTATCATCGGCGGCTTAGAGAAGAAGACAAAGATTATGACAGCTGACGAGAAGCGCACTATTGCCCTTCACGAAGCAGGTCACGCAACTATCAGTTGGTTCTGTGAGCATGCCAACCCATTGGTAAAGGTGAGCATTGTACCACGTGGTCAGGCACTCGGTGCAGCATGGTATCTGCCAGAAGAGCGTCCTATCACTACAAAGGAACAGATGCTTGATGAGATGTGTTCATTGCTCGGTGGACGCGCTGCAGAGGAACTCTTCACTGGTCATATCTCAACAGGTGCAATGAATGACCTCGAACGTGCGACCAAGAGTGCATACGGTATGATTGCCTATGCAGGTATGAGTGACAAGTTGCCAAACATCTGTTATTATAACAATGATGAATATAACTTCCAGAAGCCATACTCTGACACAACGGCTAAGACCATCGACGAGGAGGTTCTGAAGATGATTAACGGCCAGTATGAGCGTGCAAAACAGATTCTGACAGAGCACAAAGAAGGTCATAACCGTTTGGCACAGATTCTCATAGAACGTGAGGTAATCATGGCAGAAGACGTTGAGGAAATCTTCGGAAAGCGTCCTTGGGTAAGCCGTACACAAGAATTGCTTGAGCAGGAAGAGAAGTCTCAGCCTAAATTAGAGGACATGCCAGAGGAGGTTAAGCAGGCACAAGCAGAGCACGAAGCAAGAATCGCAAAAGAAGGTAACGACAACGCAAGTGATTTATAA
- a CDS encoding phosphatidate cytidylyltransferase, protein MSDKLKNLIVRAVTGVFFVTVMVLGILHPHALIALFALITGLSIWEYTGLVNNIKGVRVNRFISTIAGVYFFLSVAGLRLTPVEGFVIFVPYILTILYLLISELYLKNENPINSWAYTMLGQMYIALPFSMINVLAFQQGEMGQVTFDFLLPLSIFIFLWTNDTGAYLCGSLFGKHKLFPRISPKKSWEGSIGGGILVLIVAGVIGYFANIGATPHMLSIPAWVGLGLVVVVFGTWGDLVESLLKRTLGVKDSGNMLPGHGGMLDRFDSSLLAIPAAVVYLYTLTFFY, encoded by the coding sequence ATGAGTGATAAACTAAAGAACCTGATTGTCAGAGCCGTTACAGGCGTATTCTTCGTCACCGTGATGGTGTTGGGTATCCTTCATCCTCACGCACTGATTGCTCTTTTCGCACTCATCACGGGTCTTTCCATCTGGGAATACACAGGATTGGTGAACAATATCAAAGGAGTAAGGGTAAACCGCTTTATCTCAACCATAGCGGGAGTCTATTTCTTCCTATCGGTTGCAGGACTACGTCTGACACCAGTTGAGGGCTTCGTCATCTTTGTACCCTACATTCTGACAATTCTCTACCTGTTGATTTCAGAACTGTATCTGAAGAATGAGAACCCTATTAACAGTTGGGCATACACGATGTTAGGACAAATGTATATCGCATTGCCTTTCTCTATGATTAACGTATTAGCTTTCCAGCAGGGTGAGATGGGACAGGTAACCTTTGATTTCCTTCTTCCATTGAGTATCTTCATCTTCCTTTGGACAAATGATACAGGTGCTTATCTCTGCGGTTCGCTCTTCGGCAAGCACAAACTCTTCCCACGTATCAGTCCTAAGAAGAGTTGGGAAGGAAGCATTGGTGGCGGTATTCTCGTTCTGATTGTGGCTGGTGTTATAGGCTACTTTGCAAACATCGGTGCTACACCTCACATGCTGAGCATTCCTGCATGGGTAGGTCTCGGACTCGTCGTAGTGGTCTTCGGAACATGGGGCGACCTTGTTGAAAGTCTTCTCAAACGTACACTCGGTGTCAAGGATAGCGGTAATATGCTGCCTGGACATGGTGGTATGCTCGACCGCTTTGACTCATCACTCTTAGCAATACCAGCTGCTGTCGTGTATCTCTATACATTGACATTCTTCTATTAA
- a CDS encoding SprT-like domain-containing protein — protein sequence MNAELTIDYLRQAFEHYNNLIFDGKLPVPKLKWSRAKTRLGQMACKRKMSWGRTKFYDFSISVSNYYKLTTEQIDDVLIHEMIHYSIAYTGLKDTSAHGIVFRGMMDKINRTFNRHITISVRTRNLQARSAQQPKDYLILALKMKDGKYFLSSVNPSAAGKLAISLARAREIAHYAWYQSQDEYFRSMPRVRSLRGRQVSAEVYETMIEKMKLLK from the coding sequence ATGAACGCAGAACTCACCATAGATTATCTTCGACAAGCTTTTGAACATTATAACAACCTCATCTTTGACGGTAAACTACCCGTACCAAAGCTGAAGTGGTCGCGTGCTAAGACTCGTTTAGGACAGATGGCATGTAAAAGAAAGATGAGTTGGGGGCGTACAAAGTTTTATGACTTTAGTATTTCCGTTTCTAACTATTATAAACTGACAACAGAACAGATAGACGATGTGCTCATCCACGAGATGATACACTACTCTATTGCCTATACAGGATTGAAAGACACATCAGCACATGGCATTGTCTTTCGTGGTATGATGGACAAAATAAACCGTACTTTCAATAGACACATCACTATCTCTGTGCGCACACGCAACCTACAAGCACGCAGCGCACAACAACCCAAAGACTATCTCATATTGGCATTAAAGATGAAAGATGGCAAGTATTTTCTCTCTTCCGTCAATCCCTCTGCTGCTGGGAAATTGGCAATTTCCCTTGCTCGCGCTCGTGAAATAGCACATTACGCGTGGTATCAGTCACAAGATGAATACTTCCGCAGTATGCCACGTGTGCGCTCTTTGCGTGGTAGACAAGTGTCTGCAGAGGTCTACGAAACGATGATTGAGAAGATGAAACTACTAAAATAA